The Rhododendron vialii isolate Sample 1 chromosome 5a, ASM3025357v1 genome contains a region encoding:
- the LOC131327043 gene encoding cytochrome c oxidase assembly protein COX11, mitochondrial-like isoform X2, with protein MSWSKVFRLPQFSKNLHQSYNGFRCSLEAPGLNFVGTNGARNGWGFGSEYRGFMTRCEIRTGSLSRCGRFLAPRTPCLDKPRQYATHSSREQKSNKMLIYLTGLVFAMVGCSYAAVPLYRRFCQATGYGGTVQRRESVEEKIARHAQDGTVTTREVVVQFNADVADGMPWKFIPTQREVRVRPGESALAFYTAENQSSMPITGVSTYNVTPMKIPVTPKKGSD; from the exons ATGTCATGGTCCAAGGTTTTCAGATTGCCACAATTTTCCAAGAATTTGCATCAATCATATAATGGGTTCAG GTGCTCACTTGAAGCTCCGGGGCTAAATTTTGTGGGAACTAACGGTGCTAGAAATGGGTGGGGTTTCGGTTCCGAATATCGGGGGTTTATGACAAGATGTGAAATACGTACGGGGTCATTGAGTAGATGTGGCAGGTTTTTGGCTCCGAGAACTCCATGCTTGGACAAACCGCGCCAATATGCAACTCATTCTTCAAGAGAacagaaatcaaataagatgcTTATCTATCTGACGGGATTGGTTTTTGCGATGGTGGGGTGTAGTTATGCTGCCGTTCCTCTGTACAGAAGATTCTGCCAAGCTACTGGCTATGGGGGTACTGTGCAGCGGCGCGAG AGTGTTGAAGAAAAGATTGCTCGGCATGCTCAAGATGGAACAGTCACCACCAG GGAGGTTGTGGTGCAGTTCAATGCTGACGTGGCTGACGGAATGCCATGGAAGTTTATTCCCACCCAACGTGAG GTACGGGTTAGGCCAGGAGAAAGTGCGCTTGCATTTTACACTGCTGAGAATCAAAGTTCAATGCCTATAACTGGTGTATCTACGTACAATGTTACCCCAATGAAG ATTCCAGTAACTCCTAAGAAAGGAAGTGATTAG
- the LOC131327043 gene encoding cytochrome c oxidase assembly protein COX11, mitochondrial-like isoform X1: MSWSKVFRLPQFSKNLHQSYNGFRCSLEAPGLNFVGTNGARNGWGFGSEYRGFMTRCEIRTGSLSRCGRFLAPRTPCLDKPRQYATHSSREQKSNKMLIYLTGLVFAMVGCSYAAVPLYRRFCQATGYGGTVQRRESVEEKIARHAQDGTVTTREVVVQFNADVADGMPWKFIPTQREVRVRPGESALAFYTAENQSSMPITGVSTYNVTPMKAAVYFNKIQCFCFEEQRLLPGEQIDMPVFFYIDPEFETDPKMDGINNLILSYTFFKVSEE; the protein is encoded by the exons ATGTCATGGTCCAAGGTTTTCAGATTGCCACAATTTTCCAAGAATTTGCATCAATCATATAATGGGTTCAG GTGCTCACTTGAAGCTCCGGGGCTAAATTTTGTGGGAACTAACGGTGCTAGAAATGGGTGGGGTTTCGGTTCCGAATATCGGGGGTTTATGACAAGATGTGAAATACGTACGGGGTCATTGAGTAGATGTGGCAGGTTTTTGGCTCCGAGAACTCCATGCTTGGACAAACCGCGCCAATATGCAACTCATTCTTCAAGAGAacagaaatcaaataagatgcTTATCTATCTGACGGGATTGGTTTTTGCGATGGTGGGGTGTAGTTATGCTGCCGTTCCTCTGTACAGAAGATTCTGCCAAGCTACTGGCTATGGGGGTACTGTGCAGCGGCGCGAG AGTGTTGAAGAAAAGATTGCTCGGCATGCTCAAGATGGAACAGTCACCACCAG GGAGGTTGTGGTGCAGTTCAATGCTGACGTGGCTGACGGAATGCCATGGAAGTTTATTCCCACCCAACGTGAG GTACGGGTTAGGCCAGGAGAAAGTGCGCTTGCATTTTACACTGCTGAGAATCAAAGTTCAATGCCTATAACTGGTGTATCTACGTACAATGTTACCCCAATGAAG GCCGCAGTGTACTTTAATAAGATCCAGTGCTTCTGCTTCGAGGAGCAACGACTTCTTCCTGGAGAGCAGATTGATATGCCG GTATTCTTTTATATAGACCCTGAGTTTGAAACAGATCCTAAAATGGATGGTATCAACAACTTGATCTTGTCCTATACCTTTTTCAAGGTTTCTGAAGAATAG